One window of the Amblyraja radiata isolate CabotCenter1 chromosome 41, sAmbRad1.1.pri, whole genome shotgun sequence genome contains the following:
- the LOC116967745 gene encoding prolactin-releasing peptide receptor-like: MDERGAMEARTTGNTSLANVSSVMSFAGTDLLQRYKPLFLLLYCALVAVACVGNAFLLGCIVVDKRLHNATNFFIGNLSVADLLMCLSCVPLTLSYAFEPRGWLFGGFMCHFATLLQSTTVYVTVLSLTAIAVDRYVVVAHPIRRRISRAACGLVVASIWLVSVGLAAPASANARYLELKLAGSEVNICEEFWWGMERERLVYSCVVLLASYMVPLCAVTISYWAITVHLGRRRLPEAGQQSQATWNRQKRKTFLLLVVSVGTFAACWLPLQILNLLQDLDKDFQIIDVRYLNVVQVSCHWVAMSSSCYNPFIYASLHRKFRLRLRAHLRRCRWMVRPPSPPSVSLACTVPDGGDRPL, encoded by the coding sequence ATGGATGAACGAGGGGCGATGGAGGCGAGGACCACGGGCAACACCAGCCTGGCCAACGTGAGCTCGGTGATGAGCTTTGCGGGCACGGACCTGCTCCAACGCTACAAGCCTCTCTTCCTCCTGCTGTACTGCGCCCTGGTCGCGGTGGCCTGCGTGGGCAACGCCTTCCTGCTGGGTTGCATCGTGGTGGACAAGCGGCTCCACAACGCCACCAACTTCTTCATCGGCAACCTGTCGGTGGCCGACCTACTGATGTGCCTCAGCTGTGTGCCCCTCACCCTGTCCTACGCCTTTGAGCCGCGGGGTTGGCTGTTTGGTGGGTTCATGTGCCACTTCGCCACGCTGTTGCAGTCCACCACCGTGTATGTGACTGTACTGTCCCTCACCGCCATCGCCGTTGACCGCTACGTGGTGGTCGCTCACCCCATCCGCCGTCGGATCAGCCGGGCCGCCTGCGGGCTGGTGGTCGCCTCCATCTGGCTGGTGTCGGTGGGACTGGCGGCGCCCGCCTCCGCCAACGCCCGCTACCTGGAGCTGAAGCTGGCGGGCAGCGAGGTGAACATCTGCGAGGAGttttggtgggggatggagagggagaggttggtctACTCGTGTGTGGTGCTGCTGGCCTCCTACATGGTCCCCCTCTGCGCAGTCACCATCTCCTACTGGGCCATCACCGTCCATCTGGGCCGCAGGAGACTGCCCGAGGCCGGACAGCAGAGCCAGGCCACCTGGAACCGCCAGAAGAGGAAGACCTTCCTCCTGCTGGTGGTCTCGGTGGGGACATTCGCCGCCTGCTGGTTGCCCCTGCAGATTCTCAACCTCCTACAGGACCTGGACAAGGACTTCCAGATCATCGACGTCCGCTATCTCAATGTGGTCCAGGTGTCCTGCCACTGGGTGGCCATGAGCTCCTCCTGCTACAACCCCTTCATCTACGCCTCCCTCCACCGCAAGTTTCGCCTGAGGCTCCGCGCCCACCTCCGCCGCTGCCGGTGGATGGTGCGACCCCCGTCTCCCCCCTCCGTCAGCCTGGCATGCACAGTGCCCGATGGTGGAGATCGCCCCCTCTga